The Calypte anna isolate BGI_N300 chromosome 1, bCalAnn1_v1.p, whole genome shotgun sequence region GCAGGGCTCTGTGGCAGCTGGTAAATAAGAAGCGCTGCAGTGCAAAGGTCATTAActcctgagaaaacaaaacctctaaGAGCAAAGCCTGGGCTCAGTGTGTCAGCGTGGGACAAATGttaacagaacaaaaaagccactgtgctgcagcaatgcCACCTTGATGGCTTGCAGACACCTGGGGTGAGCAAAGCCTGTGGGCAGTGTGGAGCTGGCTTTGCCACCTAGGCTGTGTCACCTGTGTATTTGACACTCCTCAGGAAGAGAGGAGTCCATAAACCAGGGCAGGTTCTCCCTCAGCAGAATAACATGCAGTTGCATGGTGAAACTTGGTTATGGTACTGAAATCCAGATTCCAGACCACCACTTGGTGGTCCCCTCTGCAGAACCATGGTCTGtggctgtagagaaacaagataaaccaggtgccttgaattgccagtaagtgggtgtgagtccacctgtgcctgattaggacaggcccctattgagcatgagcaagaccagggggccaataaaggtgggacacacacccacagaaggcacctcagctcactctggtgtgaggcatggagaggtcagcagctcgtcgagcctctggagcaagaaaggctcttcctgctacacttctaccctggaagcgctgtgtggtggctggagtcctggaagagaccagcagctcgtcgagcttcaggagcaagaatggctcctcccgctacatgtggctattccttttctccctgtccATTGTCGGTGGCTTTACATCTTCAGGAAATATGGATGAAGCCTCCCTAAAGAGCCTTACTAGACAGGCAGCAAGAAGCTAGAGCAAGTGATCTGGCTGTGGTTCATGTCTCAAGAAAGGCAGAACAACCAGAACCACAGCTTTGGGCCTCCTGTGGGATGTacagaagcaggaaagcagcttgGAAAGGGAGAAGTAGCTCAGGGAACCAAATCTGCAGAAAGCGTACTGCAGAGATGTTGCTTTGAAAACTGCTCTGGCAGTTGCCTTAGGAAGCAAGTAAAGCATGGAGCTAAACAGaacaagagaaataaagaggGCAAATTTGGCCTGTAAGGTTTTGCACAATGTTTTGGGTTCTCTTATACCAAGTAACACTGTAGTTTGAAATGCTTTGGGCAGGTTGAAAATTATTGTTATGCTGGAATCCAGTGAAACTGGGAAGCAGGAAGTTCATCAATTTCCACCTTATTCtggatggaatttttttttttcctcacaccACTCGATGGATTCTCAGCTGTTGACAGGGACAGGTGGCCTGGAGCTCAGGCTATAGAAGACAACCCTGTCAAGTGAGTCACCTGTGTCAGGGAGCAataaagaagaaggaaaacctTTCCTGTTATTTCCATGCCAGCACAGGTCCCAGCTCCATGACTACAACAGTTCTCCATTGCTTGCATGGGTCACCTGGAAGCATAGaaaagaagggctggaaggaccAGCCAGGACCACCTAGCCCAGCTCACTGAGCCAACAAGGGTCTAATTTACCTTGATTCTTCTTTGTGTGTTGACCAAGGCTCCAGCAAAGGTTCCTCCTGCCTGGATTTTGCAATCTGTTCAAATTTCACTATGTGAAATTACCCCAAAACAATAAGTCCACATTGAAAAGAAGTGTGCTttagttctttcttttcttgcaagGCCTAGAGCTGGTTATGGACTTTGGTAGAAGGCCAACATGCAAGCATATATTCCACTCATTGTCTAAGCATAGCAGAGACACTTTTTTTACAGAACAAGGAATAATATGAAGCCCTTGAGCTTCAGGCACCATAGGCATCATGGAACAGGATGAAAGGCTCACTAGGAACcagtttttctggaaaaagaaaaataaactgattgCAAAGTCCAAGGACAAAGTCTCTCATAATCTGCAGAATAATGACACTTCTTTTCTAAGCACAGTCATGTtgtacacacacaaacatgGACTTTCCTCACCCTCTTGTATGCTCATCTGTTAAGccagctctgtgccagctctCAAGGTGCTACTTGGCCTGACAAGGTGCTCCTCTCAGCCACCTCAGCACCCTATATAGTCCAGTTTCACTTCAGTCCTCaggctgaagcagaagaaagccCTCAGCAAGAGTATGTAAACAGGATTTGGGTAGCACCAAGGCTTGAGGTTGTCACTTTGAAGAGGATGTTTCACACTGATGGAGCACTCAAGGATAATGGTGGCATTGGTGGCTACCAAGGCAGGAGATTAGAGTATTCAAAAGGGAATCCAGTGTATAGAAGAAGTCAGGGAACCAAACATTGCTGAACAAACACTGAACTAAGTCTGCTGAGGGTTTACACAGGTGGTGACCATCAACCTTGGGTAACTGACCTGCAGTCCTTCCTGTGCACATTTATTGCTGATTGCAGCAATAccatcctgctctgcagagctgtatTTCTAGTTCTTCAACCTGGTTTGCTCACAGCATCTCCTGTATGAAACCAGCCAGTACCAATGCAAACCCTCAGAGGTAACCCAGCAAGTGTCTGGTGAAGTTCAGGGTGCCTCAGACAACAGGGAAGACCAACAGACTGGAGAAGCCTTGGAGAGACCATCAGGATGATTAGGGACCTAGAGAACATGACTTACAATAAAAGGCtgaggggtttgggtttgttcagcctgggatAGCTGAGAGATATAACTGCAGTCTTCCGCTGCCTAAATGGGGATTACAGTGTAGACAAGGCCAACCACTCCCCAGAGGTGCCCAAAGAAAGAAGGTGAGACAGCAGTCAGAAGTTGCAACAAAGAAAATTCCAATTGGACATGAGAAATTTTATACCTGAGAGTGCTAAAGCAtgggaacaggttgcccagagtaTAACAAAATCTCTGCCTCTGAAGTTTTTCAAAACTTCACTGGACCAGACCCTGCACAACCTGCTCTAGCTTTGATGTTAGCCCCCTGAGCATGGGGTTGGACCAGATCACTTTCCTCTGCCCCTGCTGTTGCAATTTTTATCATGATTTATATAACTAGGACTGAAGCTGAGAATGTTTGAAGAATAACTGGACATAAAACCACTACACATACAAAAAACTATCGGAGCATCTGCATGGAAACCTTACAGCACAGATCACATCACAGTACCTGAACAGATTACATGTGGcaaatcacattttaattaCCTCCCTCCATTCTTTAACTCCTCATCAGACTCGACATAAAGCAGGTAAAATTTGTCACACTGATTTCTCTAGGGACTTTCATGCTGTTTTCACTCTTAAATGAGTTGTCTTCATATATTTGTAAGCTGAATagagggaataaataaatatatatttttaaaaaggaacaaaaaaagaaagaatgttttatttcatatgCTGGTGTACATCAGTATTGCACTTTACAGAAACACTTAGAACAAGTACACATGCAAGGAGCTTTCTGATCCTCAGCCATACACAGTCCAAAACATGATACAGAAAACAGTGAGCATgcacatacatttttttctttctgatgaaGAGAAGTGTTAAACTGAAGTACAATCCCTATAAAGCAAAACTCCATTTTAATTAGCTGCTGTGACCCAAGCGGGCAATTTTGTGGAACATGTGTTTTATTTAGCATGTGTGctaaatgtgttttatttatcaGATGTTGAATACTTCCTTGGGTCTCAGCTTTTATGAGGCAAGATTCCCTACTCCCATAATCTTCTAAATATATCTGCAGGTAGAAGCTAAACAGCTCTAGTAATAAGAAACTCCCTACTGAGCCAGCTGGCTGCAATAGGAGGATTAACTGAAATCCTGTCCTTTCCACTTTCATCATGATCAGTGGAGGCTCAGATTATGTCCAGGAGCCTCTGGTGAAAGTACTTGGACAAATGACAGGAATCAAAATGGCAatataaaaataaccaaacaagcaaacaaaagaccCCACCGAGCAGCCATTTTGTTTAGGGAAAGCCCCTCCTTTTACAAATTCAAAACAGCATCAGCAGTCTGCATATACATGCTGAAAGccaggaataaaataaagagaagcaGCACCATAACCTTAAGGAATCAGATCTCAAAACAAGTTTAGCAGatgtggataaaaaaaaaaagaataaagtttCCATTACAGAAACTGCATCTTGTTAGATAACAGAAAGATCAAGAGCCACGCCACTATAAATTTTGTCTCATGGCCATTCTTACCCAGCGTAAGAACCTGGACATTTTGGTATAGACACCATATTTACCCTTTCTTGCACATCCTTCTCCCCAGCTAACAATTCCAGTAACAAAATAAGTATCCTTATATCTGGTTACATGGGGGCCTCCACTGTCTCCTTGACAAGCATCTTTTTGCTCCGTTTCATAACCAGCACAGAACATGTTTTCTGTTATCGCAAAGTTAGTGGACTGCTTGCAAGTGTTCCTGTCTACATAGGGGACTTCAAGCACTTTCAGTTTTTTGGATAGTCGTCCACCTTCGAATTCCCGCCCGAAGCCACTGACTGTCCCAGACCTTTGGTTCATCAGAACTTCATTAGCAAAGTCTGCTTCTGGGAGGCACGCTGCGATCACGTACTCGGAAAACGTGATGGGTTCCTTCAGCTTTATCAAGGCTATGTCATTATCATAAGTCTCTGCAATGTATTTGGTGTGAATAAGGATTTTGTCCACGGTATGTGTCGTTTCAGActgttctttcttctctctgtccACTTCACCTGTGCAAGATTATTAAAAGGGAGACAGTATTTAAAATGGAGACAGTATAAGGAATTAAGAACAACCTCGATAAGGAAGGGCAATAGTGTACCCACTCCTAACACTTTGCCTAAGACTTTAAACCATACAAGTAAACATAAAAATGTGTTGCAGTATGTATTAGCAGCATCTGGATCAGTTTCAGTCCCAAGCTTTTGTCTGTGGAAATTTTTCAGTCGGTTTATGTAAAGACATAAATGGATTCAGCCAAACAAATGCAGCTGTGGGTGGAAGCTCTTACAGGAGGTTGAACCTGGCTTATATCAGGGAAAATAAACTGGCCTAGGTCAAGACCCAAACAGTGTGAATGTAAAGTTATCTTGATCTAGTATCACCCCTCAGAAGTGAAGCAGTCTTAATCTgagtttatttcttcttcttctagtTAATATAGCATAGTTTCCTGATTGGTCCTGCAGAAACAAGTCTGTATGCTTCAGATATGCCAGGAATTATAATCTTTCTGAAGAAGCACTACTCTGATGAACATAGTGATAGCCAGCACCTCTAGAATGTTTGTTCTCAATGACTTCCAGCTAGCTAGCAAAGAAGAAAGGGATGCAGCAAAAGCACCTTCCCCATCAGCTGCCCATGTTATTACAAAGCAGGATTCCTGAAATAACaagaaattacaaaaagcaaaacaaaaaaaaaaagtaccaaagCATAACAAATAAAATGAGTAGATCTCACACAGGCTCTAGAGCACAGACAACATCACATGCAGATGCTCAAACATGCACAGACatcacagaaggaaaataaataaccaCTTACCAACAACGACTTTGATTTCTTTGGATTGGTTCATACAATGAGCTGCAGTAAGTataaatttttcattcaaaatagTTCCACCACAGAactcttccccttcctcattTAACAGAACAgcctgtgaaagaaaacaggaatgtGCAGAATTAAGATGAGCAGTTAATACTTTCAGCAAACACAGAGAGCACGAACACCAGATTTACCTGCCATGGACATTCTCCAAGATGACATTCATCACCACCTACTATCCTGGTAATGACGTAGGGAGTCTTTCCACCTGTTTCATTGCCAGGTTGGAGGATTGGGCTTTCTGTGGTAGGGACAATGTCCTCCTCCAAAACTGCTGCACTTGTGGGAGGACCATCTTCATCACTGGTTACATTGCTACTATCGGTGGGTAAAATAattgaccttttttttcttttcacaagaACTTTTCCACAAGGATACTTCACTAGAAAAACAAGATGGTTAGAATTAGAGATGGACAGAAACACTGGCATAAGAGGAAGCTCCTTGACAACACCATCTCACAACAAATCAGTTAATGCAGGTATCCTGTTTGCAAAATGCAAGCAAAACCTTGACAGATGCAATTAAAGGAGGAAGGCCAAATggtttgaaaaatgaaagccaTTTTTTAGTCCTAAAGCTTCATCCTGAAGATAGTGTTTTCAAGGTATTTAAAGCATCATCTTCAATTGTTTACATTGCTATATTCATGTACTTGCTCTTACTAAAACAATCTTAATTAGGAAACTGAgtgaaaagttttattttaggaaTAATGGTTCATGAtagaaatttattattaaagaatataaaaactGACACCATGAGTACATGGTGGACTTACTCCTCCCCCCAGATTTGCTGAAATACCACAAAAATGTACAAGTGTAAATAGTATTAATCATAATTAATTAGCATAAGCAGATATTATTTGATTAGGTTAACTGAAATGTAAAGTAGAAAAGTTTTTGTGAGCTGCTATTTTATATGGATTGTAAGTGTTTAAGTAAATGGTAACAGCAATCACTTTTATTCAGTTAACAGCAGAGTTTACTCAGGTAATTCTGTGAGAGGCACTTTGCAAAGGATTCCAAATCAGCCAGATTTTGGTAAGTCCATTGCATCATCTCACACACGGAAGGCTATGGAAGTACAAATTAGTTGGCTTCTGTTATGTTGTGTAGAATCCTGATGGttcaaaagatattttttaacatGTCTCATCACCATTGCTATTAGTTTATTATGTGGCTTCATACCTGTTGAAACACAGTGTTTGCCATCCTCTGCTAGAGTATACCCTTTTGCACAGGAACACAGAACATCCTTCTGTACACTTTTTTTGATGCAGAACTGCTCACAGTCACCATTGTTTATTTTGCAGTACTTTGGTATGACTATAAAAGAGGCAAGTTTGAAGAAAAACTGTTAACAAACTCTGACTTGACAGAAGGTATGGAAGTTCACAAAATTAAAGGATGCTTTTTAGACAGGATCTGTATCTCCACCTGTAAGACATCTGAAGTACATCTTAGTAATAACACAGGTGGCTGACATTAGCTTATACCTTACACAGCAGTCACATTCACTGCATGAAACATGCTTGACAAGTCCAAGTGGGTCCAGTGGCCATCTCATGGTGAGCTTAAACAAGCAGAAGCAAAATTACTGtggaaaaatgaataaaacactAACAGAGAAGTCCAGAGATGGGTAAATCCTCACAAaatccctccctcctgccttaAGAAACTCAACTCATCACTGCACTCAGTCCAGTGCATGTCCAGACTCATGTCCAGACTCATGTCCAGACTTCAGTTCCACATGCTCTTACTCTGGGCTCACCACTCAGTGCAGGGCTACCAATAAACACTCCATTAGAACAGTAGTTGTATGCCACAGAAGAGGGACTCAACAAGGATTTACATGCACAAAATGAGTTCTTGCAAGGCTGGAAAGGTTGGAATTGTCTACTGAAATCTGCTTTGGTTGTTTCTTCACTGCTATGATCCGAGCAAGGAGGTTGTGCTTCTGTACTTGAAGTAAAGACTCTTTGAGCAACAAGGATCCTGTGCTGCCTAGCTTTATCACTGTGTTTTGGGGATTTAAGCTCATGCAAAGAGATACCATCATAATTAGGAGGGCTTTCTTGGGAGTAAGGGAAACACTGGAGCATTCTCAGTTGGATGGGACTCTGAACAatctgatctagttgaagatgtctctgCTCATTGCAGTGCAGTTGAACAAGATGACTTTCAAATGCTCAACACATTCTGTAATTCCAACACTACCCAGCTGTATAACCACCAGAGCTTTGCGTTTCTGGCACTGTCCTCCCAACATATTGTTGACTCCTGTACTGTTATGTGAATTTTTCCAAAAGGCAAATAATGCTTGATAAGAAAGAGTTAACTCTCCATATTTCAGCTCCCTGGGAAATTCACTGCCACAGTTCTCTGAAGCAGAAACCTACCAAATTCACAGTTCTTCCCTTGGTAACCATCCAAGCACGTGCAAGTGTAGGAACCAATTCCATCTTTACAATGTCCACCATAGTGACAAGGACTTGAGCTGCACTGGTCCCcatctacaaaaacaaacaaaaaaaaagaaccattgTGACAATGTAAGCATTTTTAGAGAAGTCTGAAGGGGTGTTAGTTTTGATAAGCAATTGttcatctttccttttaaaacttttgCCCATTCCAGATGGAACAAGGAATATAAATGCAATCATTCCAAGCCAGCAATGAATCATAAACATATTCTCAGTTTTGCGATCTATTTTTGAGGCTGTTGGATCACAGTGCATTGAAGGCTGTAAAAAACAGACAGGAAATTTCTATGTTGCAACTACTGTCTCAAGATATTAACCTTTTGGCCTCCTGCATTTCCCTACCGTTTCTGCATAATaatgaaaacaacttttttttctttaaaggtcATTTCATCCCTTCTGCATGTCTTCTGTCTGCAGTGCTACTcatttaaagaaacagaaactaGCATATTAATcagaagacaaacaaaacaaaatgttttgctaAATACATGTGTGCAGGACAAATTCCTGTTTTATGCTGCTTACAGAAGCAAAATCATCCTGTTGTACCCATTGAGGTTTGAGTCTGAGCTTCAAAGAATCAGCTCTTATCTCAAACTCCTCACATCTCTGCTGGGGTTGCCTACATTTGAAAAGTAGTTCTGCAgcccttcttcctttttgtgaCCTGGACATCACTGGATGACCTGACTCCAGCCCCAGCCAACTCATTAACTCAGCTACACATAGGACAGTGTGGCTGTGCTGTCtttggcagcctgttccataCAGCAGTGCTTTCTCCCACTCCCCACAAAGTTATCTCACTGCTGCACTGATGCTCTGTCACTGCCTCTCCCATCCAATGACCTTCTGGTACAAATGTGTTCCCCTATCAGGTGGCCCTGCTGGGCTCTTCTGCACTATTTGATAAGAGAAGGAGGCAATCCAGAGAAGTGACATTGGCTTAATAATTTGTTGCTTTAGTTAACATGCTCTTCAGATTTGTGTGTGTTATCTCCTGTTCTGCTCCTGTTTAGAGCACCTGGAAGAACAGCAATGCCCACAGAGGAGACAAAATGCAAGCAGCTGCACATCCTGAGGACCCAGCTTGCCACCTGCACT contains the following coding sequences:
- the F10 gene encoding coagulation factor X, whose protein sequence is MRGSLPSTMSGRLLLLLLCAALAGELRAEGGVFIKKESATKFLERTKRANSFWEELKQGNIERECIEERCSKEEAREAFEDLEKTEEFWNVYVDGDQCSSSPCHYGGHCKDGIGSYTCTCLDGYQGKNCEFVIPKYCKINNGDCEQFCIKKSVQKDVLCSCAKGYTLAEDGKHCVSTVKYPCGKVLVKRKKRSIILPTDSSNVTSDEDGPPTSAAVLEEDIVPTTESPILQPGNETGGKTPYVITRIVGGDECHLGECPWQAVLLNEEGEEFCGGTILNEKFILTAAHCMNQSKEIKVVVGEVDREKKEQSETTHTVDKILIHTKYIAETYDNDIALIKLKEPITFSEYVIAACLPEADFANEVLMNQRSGTVSGFGREFEGGRLSKKLKVLEVPYVDRNTCKQSTNFAITENMFCAGYETEQKDACQGDSGGPHVTRYKDTYFVTGIVSWGEGCARKGKYGVYTKMSRFLRWVRMAMRQNL